Sequence from the Gemmatimonadota bacterium genome:
CGTCGGCGTAGTCGAACAGGAGTGTGCTGCGAGGTGTCGCGTCGGCGACCACCACGTAGGGGATTCCGAACGGCCCACCGCCGTAGTTGGCGCCGAAGTCCGGGTGGAGCCCCCTGGTGAGCCCGATCGCGCCGAGGATCGCGGCCGAGTTCGGGTCGACCTGGGCGGTGTCGACCGGTCGGTTCCAGAGATCATCGGCCGGAAGCAGTCGCCGTCCGTGGAATGACCCATTGAGCCCGAGATCTGGTCGGACGCCCGCCGGTGGCGGCGGCGGTGGTGGCGGCGGCGGTGGTGGTGGCGGTGGCGGCGGTGGTGGCGGCGGGACCGCCACCACGACGAGGCTGTCGAGCAGGCGCAGCGGCGTGCCGGCGGTCGACGTCACGGTGATGGTGTCGACCCAGGTGCCGACGGCGGGCAACGGCGCACTTCGCGTCCAGCGAAGCACGGCACTGCCGACCCCGCTGGTGGCCACAGCATGGGTCCACGCACGGCGCGAGGTGAGCTGCCATGCGACTGCGTCGGCACCGGTTCCCGAGATCGCCAGCAGGGCGGAGTCACCGGGGGCGGCGTCGCCCTCGGTGATGGTGACCAGGCGCGACGTCGGGGTCAACGTGATCGAGAGCGGCACCGGCGCGGCGGTCACCAGCACGGTGTCATAGACGAGCACGGTCCGACTGCCGTCGGCCGTTTGCACCTGAATCGTGTCGACCCAGAGCCCGGCGGCGAGCGCTGCGGTCTGGCGCTGCCATCGCAGCAACCCCGAGCCGGCACCGCCGCTGCCCTCCAGCACGGTGCGCGCGGCGCGGGCCACGGCGTTCCACTGCGCGGTGGCCGCACCATCGCCGGCGAGGGTGATGTTGACCGCGCCGGGGGCGGCTACGCCGCCGGCCTGCACCGAGGTGCGTTGCCCGGTCGGTGAGACGCTCATCGTCAACGGCACGGCGGGTGGCGGCGGCGTGACGATCGGCGTGCCGCCATCGTCAGCGCCACCCCCGGCACAAGACGCGGCGATGAGACACCATCCCATCGCCGCGCCAGCCCACCGTCGTCCAGCCGCCATGATCACCCCTCCAGTCGCATCGCCGCCCAGCTGCGCTTCCCCTTGCGGAGGAGAATGACGCCGCCTGCCAGTGCATCTGCGCCGGTGACGATTCGAGTGTGATCCGTGACCACACCGTTGATCGAAAAGCCGCCGGCTTCGAGTCCTCGCCTCGCCTCTCCCTTCGATGCGGCCAGTCCGCATCCCACCAGGGCATCCGCCACGGGTACGCCAGCTGCGATCGCGTCCTGCGTCACGGTCGTCCCGGGTACGGCGCCGGCCACCATCGCCAGCGTCTCGGCATCGGCCGTCGCGAGGTCGCCGCCCCCGAAGAGGATCGCGGCCGCGGCCGTGACGCGCGCCACACTCGCCGCTCCATGAATCCGTCCCGTGACGTCATCCGCCAGTCGCCGCTGGGCCACGCGCTTCCCGGGATCGGACGCATGGCCCGCCATCACCGCCGCGATCTCCTCCAACGGGAGGAAGGTGAAGAAGCGGAGCAATCGCTCCACGTCGGCATCCTCGACCTGCAGCCAGAACTGATGGAAGGCGTAGGGCGAGGTCTTCGCCGGGTCGAGCCAGACATTGCCCGCCTCGCTCTTTCCGAACTTGGCGCCGCTGGCGGTGGTCAGCAGCGGCAACGTCAAGCCGTGCAGCTTCTGGCCGTCTCGCCGTCCCCCCAGTTCGATGCCTGCCGTGATGTTGCCCCACTGATCGCTGCCACCGAGTTGCAGCTCACAGCCTTCGGTGCGCGCCAGATGCGCAAAGTCGTAGGCCTGCACCAGCATGTAGGTGAACTCGGTGAACGAGATCCCGCTCTCCATCCGGCTCTTCACGCTGTCCTTCTGCAGCATGTAGCTGATGGTGAAGTGCTTGCCGGCGTCGCGCAGGAACTCGAGCAGCCCGAGCGGTCGGAGCCAGTCGGCGTTGTTGCGCATCCGGGCGTCGCTGGGGCCGTCACCGAAGGTGAGGAACTGCGCCAACTGCGCCCGGATCGCCGCCGCGTTGCTCGCCGTCTGTTCTTCACTGAGCATCGGCCGTTCGGCCCGCTTGCCGGAGGGGTCACCCACCAGTCCGGTGCCGCCGCCGACGAGGACGACCGGCCGGCCGCCGAGCCGCTGCAGCCAGGCGAGCGCCATGACCGGGACCAGGTTGCCGACGTGCAGGGAGTCCGCCGTCGGATCGAAGCCGACGTAGCCGGTGATCGGGCCCTGCGCCAGGCGCGGGGCGAGGTCGGGCGTGGCGTCGTGCACCATCCCGCGGTCGGTGAGTGTGGCGAGCAGATCAGGCATGCGGGGAATATGACGTGCTCCACTCGGAGGGCAACCAGTCTATCATCCGGCGGCCGTTCTGGCTCGGGGAGGGGCGGGGGGGTCATCTACACCTACGCCCACCGCCAGCAGCGGCCGGTATCTGGCGCTCGATGGACTCCGGGCGATCGCCATCCTCCTGGTCCTCGTGTCTCACCTCCAGGGGACCCCCGGCTTCCCTTCGATGCCGCAAGGCTTTTGGCACCTGGATCTGGGCCTGGCGCCGGATCCTCGCCCCCCGGCCCCCCGGCCCCGCGAGGAGGGGGCGGCGGCCCCCGGGGCCCCCGGCCGGGGGCGGCCGGCGCCGCCCCCCGCCCCCGCCCCCGGCGCGGGGGGGGCCGCCCCGGGCGGCGGGGGGGGGGGGGGGCCCCCCGGCGGGGGGGGGCCGGGGGGGCTCGGCCGGGCAGTCCCTGCTGCCCTCTCTGTGGGGGGGGGGGGGCCCGCGGGGCGCCGGCAGCGCCTGACCCTCGCCCGAGCCCTGCCGTCGGGGGTGCGTCCCGGATCGCCCCGGATACCTTCCACACCATGGCCAAATCTCCCGGACCCGTCCGCCGCTGGTGGCGACAGGCCTCGCTCAAGCGCCGCCTGCTGGCCATCGTCCTGGTCGGCGCCGTCTTCGGGATGGCCGCGCTGGTCGGTGCCTGGACCCGCGCCTGCGCCAACGACGCCTGCCCCGACATCAACACCCTCGAGGCCTACGACGCCGACCAGACCTCCAAGGTCTTCGCCGCCGACGGCCGCCTGATCACCGAGCTCGGCACCCAACGCCGCACGGTCGTCTCGCTCAAGGAGATGGCGCCGATCATTCCCGAGGCGTTCCTGGCCGTCGAGGACAAGCGCTTCTACCAGCACCACGGCATCGACTGGCTGCGCTTCTTCGGGGCGGTGAAGACCAACATCCTGCACGCCAAGGTGGCGGCCGGCTTCTCGACCATCACGATGCAGCTGGTCGGCAACCTCTGGCCGGAAGATGTCGACCGCCGTCAGCGGCGCGGGGTGGCCGGTGTGGTGCGCAAGATCCGCGAGGCGAAGCTCGCCCTCGCGATCGAGTCGCGCTACCCGAAGGAGAAGATCCTCGAGCTCTATCTGAACCAGATCAATCTCGGGTCGCGCTCGGCCGGTGTGCAGGCGGCGTCGCAGCGCTATTTCGGGAAGTCGGCGTCGGAGCTGAACGTGGCCGAGGCCGCCATGCTGGCCGCCTTGCCGAAGGCCCCCGATGGCTACAATCCGCGCAAGTATCCGCGGGCGGCGGTCGGCCGGCGCAACACCATCATCCAGCTGCTGCAGGAAGAGGGGAAGCTCTCGGTCGAGGAGGCCGAGAGCTGGAAGTCGTATCCGCTCGCACTGTCCGCGCGCCCCGACAATTCGATCTTCGCCGAGTATTTCGTCGATTATGTCCGGCAGCAGTTGCTCGCGAAGTTCGGCGAGGAGCTCTACACCGGCGGGTATCGGATCTACACCACGCTGGACCTCAACGCGCAGATGGCCGCCGAGCAGGCGCTCGAGACCCAGATGCAGCGGATCGAGGCCGACCAGTTCGGGAAGTTCCCGCACAAGAGCTATCGCGAGTTCCACGACGCCCGCGCCGCCGACGCGCCGGAACTCCGCAGCACGCCGTATCTGCAGGGCGGCGCGCTGGTGCTCGAGGCGCAGACCGGCAACATCCTCGCGATGGTCGGCGGCCGCGATTTCAACGACTCGAAGTTCAACCGGATGGTGCAGGCGGAACGCCAGCCGGGCTCGACGTTCAAGCCGATCGTCTATGCCGCCGCGCTGGAGGCCGGCCTGACGCTCGAGGATAGCGAGCTCGACGCCCCGATCTCCGTGCCCATTCCGGACCAGCCGAACTGGGAGCCGAAGAACTACGACGGCAAGTTCAGCAACACCAACATGACGCTGCGCCAGGCGATCTGGCAGTCGACCAACAGCATCGCGGTCAAGGTCGGGCTGAAGGTCGGCGTCAACGCCATCTACGACGAGGCCCGCCGCTTCGGGATCACCGGCCGCGTCGCGCGGGTGCCGGCGATGGTCCTCGGCTCGGCCGACGTTCGCCCGATCGAGATGATCTCCGCGTACACGACCTTCGCGAACCTTGGTGACCGCGTCACGCCGATCGCGATCCTCCGCGTGGAGGACAAGCGCGGCAAGATTCTCTACCAGGAAAAGACCAAGCGGACCACCGTGCTCGACGAGGGCACGGCCTTCACCCTCGCCACCGCCCTGCGCGGTGTCGTGACCAACGGCACCGCGAACGCCTCGGTGTATCGCGCCGGATTCACGATCCCCTCGGGTGGCAAGACGGGCACCACGAACGATTATCGTGACGTCTGGTACATCGGCTTCACCAAGGATCTGGTGGCTGGCGTCTGGATGGGGTTCGACTCGCCGCAGTGGATCATGCCGGGTGCACAGGGCGGCAAGCTCGCCGCGCCGGCGTGGACGCAGATGATGCTGGAGATCTATCAGCGCCGGAAGGCGCCGGGCGATTGGACCGCTCCCGAGGTGCGCACGGTCACGATGGAGATCGACAAGACCAACGGACTCCGGGCCACGCCGTTCTGCCCCGATGACGTCCGCGAGGTGCGCACCTATCCCCAGGGCCAGGAACCGAAGGAGTTCTGTCCACTCCATTCGCCATTCCGGCCGGGCGGCGGCGAGCACTGATGCTGCGAATCACCGCGCCGTGGCTGCTGCCGATCGACGCGCCACCGGTGCCCGATGCCGCGTTGCTGATCGATGACGCTGGCCGGATCGTCGCCGTCGGTCCAGACGCCGCGGTGCCGGTTCCGGAAGTCGCCCGGCAGATCACCGTGGCCGACGCCGCGCTCCTGCCGGGCCTCGTCAACACCCACACCCACCTCGAGCTCACCGGCTTCGCCGGGATGGTCGAGGAGGCGGACTTCTGGGAGTGGATCCTCCACGTCATCAGGATCAAGGCGGCCCGCCTGGAGGAGGAGTTCTTCCTGCAGGCGCAGGCCGGGATCCGCGCGTCATGGGCCTCGGGCGTCACCACGGTGTGTGATACCGGCTCGACCGGGCAGGTGATCGCCGCGCTGAACGATCTCGGGGCGAGCGGCATCGCGCACCACGAGGTCTTCGGCGCCCATCCCGACGAATGCGATGGCGCGATGAAGGCCTTCTCCCGCGACCTTGACCGTCTGGCGCATCAGGCCACCGGTCGCGTCCACCTCGGCGTCTCGCCACACGCCCCCTACACCGTGAGCGGTCCGCTCTATCGGGCCTCGTGCGACCTGGCCCGCGCTCACGGGGTGCCGATCGCGGTGCACACCGCCGAGCCGCCGGGCGAGAGCAGTCTGCTCGGCGACTTCACCGGCATCTTTGCCGATGCGTTCGTGGCGCGTGGTGTGCCGCGCCCCTCGCTCGAGGCGATCTCGCCGGTCGCGTGGATGGCGACGCACGGCGTCTGGTCCGACCGGACGCTGTGCATCCATGCCATCAACGTTGACGATGCCGATGCCGACATTCTCCAGCGTCACGGCAGCGCGGTGGCGACCTGCCCCCGATCCAATCGCCGGCATCACCTCGTCGACCCGCCGCTCCGCCGCTACGTCGATCGGAAGCTGCGGATCGGGATCGGGACGGATTCCGAGGTGAGTGTGGCGCCGCTCGACCTGCTGGCCGAGGCTCGCGAGGCGGGCAGGCTGGCGGGATGGACCGTGCGCGAGACGCTGCGCGCGGTCACGCTGGGCGGGGCGGAAGCGCTCGGTCTGGCAGCCGAGACCGGCTCGCTCACGGTCGGCAAGTGGGCGGACGTGGTGGCCGTGCGCGTGCCGCCGGAAGGCGACGTCGAGCGTGCCGTCCTCGGCAGCGGCCCGCCTGAGGTCCTGGGGACCTGGCTCAGCGGCCGTGCGGTGCACGGGGTCGGCCGCGCCGCCCCTTGAACTCCTCGCGGGAACCGGGTATCCGTACCTGTCGCCTTCAGCGGAGCCGAATCGGTGCGCTGTCTTGCTCTCAATGCCTCATTTGAACCGCTCACGATGGTGCCCACCCGTCGGGCGCTTCGGCTTGTCATCGAGGGCAAGGCCGAGATCGTGGAGGCCGATGGCGACGAGCTGATACGAAGTGCGCGGCTCCAAATGCCGCGCCCGGCCATCATCCGCCTCGTCCGCTTCGTGCACGTCCCCCGCCGTTTCCGCCGCCAAGTCACCAACACCTTCCTCTTCGCCCGCGACCACTACACGTGCCAGTACTGCGCGCGCACGCAGCATCAGCTGCGCACCCGCGAATGCCTGACGCGCGACCACGTGGTGCCGCAGTCGCGCGGGGGCACGAACGCCTGGGACAACGTCGTGACGGCGTGCAGCAGCTGCAACACCAAGAAGGGAAGCCATCTCCCGGCCGAGATCGGGATGGTCCCGCTCCATCCGCCGACTGAGCCGCACTTCGTCCATCTCTCCTGGGCGATCCGTCGGCTCACCAGCAAGCAGATGAAGTACATCCGCCTCTTCTACGGCGACCAGGCGCTCGCCGCGATCCTGCCACGCCCCTGATGCCCGGCTAGCGGTTCCCGATCACGAAGCGCGGCGTCTCGGCCACCACCGTCGCCTTCGGCAACGCCCAGCGCAGCAGCGTGGAGGCGATCCCGCCGCCGCCGCCGCCGCCCGAACTCCCCTGCAGGTAGTGCTGAAAGTCGTCGAACTCGTTCGCACTCAGCGTCGAGATGCCGAGCTTGAGCGAGTACCAGAACGTCCCCGTGCGGGTCGGCCCGACGCCCGAGATCGGGACGGGCAACTCCACGCGCATCCGCAGGTCGTCAAGCGAGGCGAAGCGCTCGGTGCGCGGCTCCTGGCCCGGCACGATCGTGGTCAGCGTGTAGACGTCGAGGACCGCCTGCCGCGAGATCACGAAGGCCCACTTCCGCGTGGTCAGGTTCTCCGCGAACCAGCCGGCGCGGGGGCGCCAGAGGTCGAGCTGGTAGTTGAGGCGGACCGGGTAGGAGGCGGCGATCGCCTCCTTCCACTGGTCGTCGTCGAAGAGGTTGATGACCCGGACGCGCGGCTTGTTGGTCGCGGGCTCGAGGGTGGCCTCCACGCGCACGCTCTGCGCCGGCACCGCCGAAGCGGCACCGAGCAGGAGCACGGCGAGCGCGAGGAGCCGACGCACGGACACGGTCAGAAGCGGGGCGTGAAGCGGATGCTCAAGCGGATCGGGTCGTTGTCGGGCAGTGCCTTCGCCAGATAGAGGCCGAAGCTCCCCGCGTCGATGCCGATGCCGATGTCCGAGCGCCACTCCGCGATCGACTGGATCCGTCCGCTCGGCACCCTCCCCGCCTGCGGGCCGGCGAGCCAGGCCGAGCCGGCGTCGCCGAAGAGCACGAGATCGGGGCGTTGCAGGCCGATCGTGGTATTGCCGATCCGCGTACTGAGGTTGATGTCGATGGTCCGCCGGTACTCGACCTGCACCGCCAGCTGCCGATCACAGAGCGCGGGCAAGGCCGGGTCCGGGCGTCGCCGCCGATCGCAGTTCACCGCGCGGA
This genomic interval carries:
- a CDS encoding tyrosine--tRNA ligase codes for the protein MPDLLATLTDRGMVHDATPDLAPRLAQGPITGYVGFDPTADSLHVGNLVPVMALAWLQRLGGRPVVLVGGGTGLVGDPSGKRAERPMLSEEQTASNAAAIRAQLAQFLTFGDGPSDARMRNNADWLRPLGLLEFLRDAGKHFTISYMLQKDSVKSRMESGISFTEFTYMLVQAYDFAHLARTEGCELQLGGSDQWGNITAGIELGGRRDGQKLHGLTLPLLTTASGAKFGKSEAGNVWLDPAKTSPYAFHQFWLQVEDADVERLLRFFTFLPLEEIAAVMAGHASDPGKRVAQRRLADDVTGRIHGAASVARVTAAAAILFGGGDLATADAETLAMVAGAVPGTTVTQDAIAAGVPVADALVGCGLAASKGEARRGLEAGGFSINGVVTDHTRIVTGADALAGGVILLRKGKRSWAAMRLEG
- a CDS encoding PBP1A family penicillin-binding protein; amino-acid sequence: MAKSPGPVRRWWRQASLKRRLLAIVLVGAVFGMAALVGAWTRACANDACPDINTLEAYDADQTSKVFAADGRLITELGTQRRTVVSLKEMAPIIPEAFLAVEDKRFYQHHGIDWLRFFGAVKTNILHAKVAAGFSTITMQLVGNLWPEDVDRRQRRGVAGVVRKIREAKLALAIESRYPKEKILELYLNQINLGSRSAGVQAASQRYFGKSASELNVAEAAMLAALPKAPDGYNPRKYPRAAVGRRNTIIQLLQEEGKLSVEEAESWKSYPLALSARPDNSIFAEYFVDYVRQQLLAKFGEELYTGGYRIYTTLDLNAQMAAEQALETQMQRIEADQFGKFPHKSYREFHDARAADAPELRSTPYLQGGALVLEAQTGNILAMVGGRDFNDSKFNRMVQAERQPGSTFKPIVYAAALEAGLTLEDSELDAPISVPIPDQPNWEPKNYDGKFSNTNMTLRQAIWQSTNSIAVKVGLKVGVNAIYDEARRFGITGRVARVPAMVLGSADVRPIEMISAYTTFANLGDRVTPIAILRVEDKRGKILYQEKTKRTTVLDEGTAFTLATALRGVVTNGTANASVYRAGFTIPSGGKTGTTNDYRDVWYIGFTKDLVAGVWMGFDSPQWIMPGAQGGKLAAPAWTQMMLEIYQRRKAPGDWTAPEVRTVTMEIDKTNGLRATPFCPDDVREVRTYPQGQEPKEFCPLHSPFRPGGGEH
- a CDS encoding amidohydrolase family protein, with product MLRITAPWLLPIDAPPVPDAALLIDDAGRIVAVGPDAAVPVPEVARQITVADAALLPGLVNTHTHLELTGFAGMVEEADFWEWILHVIRIKAARLEEEFFLQAQAGIRASWASGVTTVCDTGSTGQVIAALNDLGASGIAHHEVFGAHPDECDGAMKAFSRDLDRLAHQATGRVHLGVSPHAPYTVSGPLYRASCDLARAHGVPIAVHTAEPPGESSLLGDFTGIFADAFVARGVPRPSLEAISPVAWMATHGVWSDRTLCIHAINVDDADADILQRHGSAVATCPRSNRRHHLVDPPLRRYVDRKLRIGIGTDSEVSVAPLDLLAEAREAGRLAGWTVRETLRAVTLGGAEALGLAAETGSLTVGKWADVVAVRVPPEGDVERAVLGSGPPEVLGTWLSGRAVHGVGRAAP
- a CDS encoding HNH endonuclease, whose amino-acid sequence is MVPTRRALRLVIEGKAEIVEADGDELIRSARLQMPRPAIIRLVRFVHVPRRFRRQVTNTFLFARDHYTCQYCARTQHQLRTRECLTRDHVVPQSRGGTNAWDNVVTACSSCNTKKGSHLPAEIGMVPLHPPTEPHFVHLSWAIRRLTSKQMKYIRLFYGDQALAAILPRP